In Capsicum annuum cultivar UCD-10X-F1 chromosome 11, UCD10Xv1.1, whole genome shotgun sequence, one genomic interval encodes:
- the LOC124888918 gene encoding 30S ribosomal protein S7, chloroplastic-like gives YVLVNRILKHEKKIIGLSFYRAVKKIQQKTERNPLPLLRQGIRGVTPDITVKARRVGGSTHQVPIEIGSTQGKALAIRWLLAASRKRPGRNMAFKLSSELVDAAKGSDDAIRKKEETHRMAEGNRAFAHFR, from the coding sequence TATGTTTTGGTTAACCGTATTCTGAAACACGAAAAAAAAATCATTGGCTTATCTTTCTATCGAGCCGTGAAAAAGATTCAACAAAAGACAGAAAGAAATCCACTACCCCTTTTACGTCAAGGAATACGTGGAGTAACTCCCGATATAACAGTAAAAGCAAGACGTGTAGGTGGATCGACTCATCAAGTTCCCATTGAAATAGGATCCACACAAGGAAAAGCACTTGCCATTCGTTGGTTATTAGCGGCATCCCGAAAACGTCCGGGTCGAAATATGGCTTTCAAATTGAGTTCCGAATTAGTGGATGCTGCCAAAGGGAGTGACGATGCCATACGCAAAAAGGAAGAGACTCATAGAATGGCAGAGGGAAATAGAGCTTTTGCACATTTTCGTTAA
- the LOC124888525 gene encoding ATP synthase subunit c, chloroplastic — protein MNPLISAASLIAAGLAVGLASIGPGVGQGTAAGQAVEGIARQPEAEGKIRGTLLLSLAFMEALTIYGLVVALALLFANPFV, from the coding sequence ATGAATCCACTGATTTCTGCCGCTTCCCTTATTGCTGCTGGATTGGCCGTAGGGCTTGCTTCTATTGGACCTGGAGTTGGTCAAGGGACTGCCGCGGGTCAAGCTGTAGAGGGTATCGCGAGACAGCCTGAGGCAGAGGGAAAAATACGAGGTACGCTATTACTTAGTCTAGCTTTTATGGAAGCTTTAACAATTTATGGACTGGTTGTAGCATTAGCACTTTTATTTGCAAATCCTTTTGTTTAA